The Phocoena sinus isolate mPhoSin1 chromosome 8, mPhoSin1.pri, whole genome shotgun sequence nucleotide sequence TCTCCCCTGTTCACTGCCctccagctacactggcctcCGTGCAGTTCTTCAGACGTACCAAGCACATGAGTGCTTCAGCACCTCTGTACTTGCTGTTCTTCTGCTTGGAACACCCTTCAACCACACATCCACCCAGCTCCCTCTACTTCCTTCAAGTCTGAACTCAAATGTCACCAAGGCCTTCCCTGACACATCTTTATATCAGAACAACCCAACAGTATACTTCTTAGCTCCCTTACTCTGATTTTTCTCCCAGAGCACGTATTACTACTTGACATAAGTGAGGAGTGTGTATTTGCTACACTTTGTCTCTTccaactagaatgtaaattccaagccagagattttttttttaatctcctcaactttcttctttttttatttttattgaggcataattgacatacaacattatattggtttcagatgtacaacataatgattcaatatttgtatacattacaaaatgatccccacaataaatctagttaacatccatcaccttacatagttacagggcttttttcttgtgatgagaacttctaagatctactctcttagcaacttccaaatatgcagtacagtgttattaaccatagtcgccatgctgtacatcacatccctgAAGGCAGAGATTTTGATTATATCGTTCACTGCATTTTCCCCAGCacctagtaggtactcaataaatatctgttgagcaAGCAAATTAATTAACGTGGGGGAAAGGAAATGTCCTTTAGAATTTGTCAAAGGAACTGTCACTTGGGATTTATTATAACACTAACGACAACAATCagagaaaatatacataactatatttcattactttatcttttgatttttttaatctgggaaataaaaactttaaaattcagtAGAAGGTACAAAAGGGGGAGAGGATTAAGGCTTAGGAAATTCTGAAACATTAAATCCAGGTAGTATGATTATTAATTGtcttaaggaagaaaacagaaaaactgttAAAGAAATCAATGTAGCTAAAGAGGGAGATTGCTGATGATCTCAGACAAAAGTGTACATATACAAACAGTAGATGGAAAGAGGAACACACAGAcaagaatggaaataaataagcagCAGGAGCCTCTAAAGTGTCCAAAAACAAACTACCTAGACCAAGAAAAGGCTTAAGACCaaccaaaaaatgttttatagCAACATTCAAAGTATAAAGCAAAAGGAAGTATTAAGTATGATAATATATGGCTAGTGGACAAATAAGGGGAACAACTCAACttccatatcaaaaaaactaatttttaaacagGAAAGGTACAATACAAATAAACACAATACAAATACAATCCCCACTGCCTCTTTCATGTTGATTAGAAATAAGTCCAgaattctcatttcattttattgagtTCTCATCCtcgagaaagagaaaacattttccacAAGGCAGATCAAGAttttatatgcttctttgtgGTTGGGAGGAAACTAAAACTCTTAAGTAAGAACATAGTTAAGAGAGGGTCGAACATGTAATGAGTTGTATTATtgtaatttgaaattataaatttaaaaatttaaaactttaaaaaaggagtaatattataaaacttctcagttttaatttttaacatgatAAATGTCATATAACCCATAAAAGCAAGAGTTCTTTGGAGTCCTCAATAACTTTTAAGAGCTGAAGGGGATCATGAGATGGAAAAGTCTGAGAACTATTGTCCTTAGATAAAAACTACTCTATCCCCACCCTAACAAACATTGAAAACAAGCCTCAACAGGATCGACTGACCCAATAGTAACTGTGCAAACTACCTGTGCAAACAAATGTCAACACTCTTTACGCTTTAGGTCAGGAATATATAGCAACTTTAGGGCAAGGAATATTGCCATAGATAGAgattttataacaataaaagaaGCACTTCATTAAAAACATGTAACAATACTAAACATATTTgcatataattaaaatacatgaagcaaattaaaaagagaataaaaattcagaattaaaaaaatagacaaaactgtaattataGTTGGAGATTACAACAATCATCTctcagagaacacacacacatacaaaggaTCAGTAAATATATAGAAGACTTGAAAAACAGTCAACCAATTTGACTTGCCATTTATAGAATTAATATTCCCCCAAATATCAgaacatacattcttttcaaatacacaaggatcatttaccaagatagaccataatgctgggccataaaacatttaaaaatattgaaattatacACAGCGAGTTCTCTAACCATaacaaaactagaaatcaataaccaaAAGGTAACTGGAAAAGctccaaatgtttggaaattcATACATTTCTAGAAAAGACATAGatcaaaattaaattacaaaggaaatctgagaatattttgaattaaatgttaataaaaataatgcatcaaaatttgtgaaatgtagctaaaacagtgcttagagagaaggtctaaaatcaataatttaaacttctaccttaagaagtaaaaaaaaaaaaaaaaaagcaaattaagcCCACAGTAAGTGGGAGAGAAATAATGATAACtccagaaatcaatgaaatagaaaatgaacaaatagagAGAAACAGTGAAACCAAAAATTGTTCCTTTAAATAATCAAGAAAAGTGACAACCCCCTGGCTAAGATGATGAACAAAAGAGAAGATGTACATTACCAATATTAAGAACAAAACACTACATATAACTATAGCTCTTACAGCCATTAAAAGGATATCAAGGGAATACTGCAAATAACTTTTATGCTAATAAATTCAACATTTAGaccaaatggacaaattccttgaaagacacaaaattACTGAAAGTGAAACACGAAAgggaaaatatgaatattaaagaaataaaattcatatctcAAAATGTTCCAACAAAGAGAACTCCAGCCCAAGATGACTTCACTGataaattgtatcaaacatttaaggacaAGATGATACCAATCTCATACAGAAATGGGGCTAGTCAAAAATGGAAGACTGTTATAGGAAGTAGCAAATTTACAGTATTGGAAATATACCACTGGGAGGGAAGCTAAACTTCACTTCTAAACCCAGGCTGTAGACTCTTTTCACCAGAAATACCACAAGTATAATGGCCTAAAGTCTCATCATCATCCTTCTCTTTCCAAACTGAAGTTGTGAATGTATCCACTCTAAGTCAGATTAATATCATGTCTATCTTCCCAGACTTCCATTAGACCCACCCATCAGGGTCATCCCAGGAGCTAGAGGGCTCTTTATGAACATTTGACACCTATGACTTGATTATATTCTGGGTATGCAATTCATTATTTATTCCTATTGTATAACTCaagtgtcataattttctttaatcattttatagCCTGTAAGATTGGGGTTACTGCTATACCTGTCACCCTAGAAATGAGATTTCAAAAAAACAGCTAGTTGACTTAGGAAATGATCCCAAAGAGAGACTACTAAAAGTGCAAGTCTACCCATTAAATCTTCTTTGTAATGATTTTATaggatatttatattatttttaaaaattgggagttTTAGCAAAACCACTGTAAGAAATTGCTTCCCCAgtcttaatgaaataaaataagggcGATTCTAACTGGTCTAGTGTGGTGATTCTCATTAGGCAACAAAACTGtttttggaagctggaaaagacacTGAAACTTTGAAACCAATAACTACTttatatgatactgtaatggtggatacatgtcattatacacacattcaaacccacagaatatgcaacaccaagagtgaaccctaatgtaaactatggactttgggtgctaatgatgtgtcaatgtaggttcaccaGCTGTAGCAAAGTTACCACTCTGGCGGGAGATATTGATGATGGGGGAGTCTATGCATGAGTTGAagcagagggtatatgggaaatctctgtaccttctgctcaattttgctgtgaatctgaAACTGCTcgaaaaaataaagtctatttaaaacaaacaaacaaataaaaacaacaacaaaaacataacaGCAGAGTTACTCTGATTGAAGAATCTGGAGCCTAGTTTACTTACTGTCCACCCCCCCAACATATTCACacatctccccctccctccaaagATATTTCCCTCAAAATCTCTAGGGTTCTCTGAAATACCATTTACAAACTATCTGTCTGGGTAATCAACAAAGACCCTCTGTGGAGTTCATTCTACAAAGTCATGTAAAAGCAGCACCAGAGGAAAATTTAACCTACCAATCGAGCTATAGACACCCTGAATGTCGGACATGCCATATGGAATCGGGGAATGGCAACATTAAAGATCTTGTCTTTAAAGTAAAGGAAATGGAAGGTATAATATCCTTCCATATAGCCTGATGTTGTAGAGAATGTGGTACAACTTGTGTATTCATATACCCGGCCTGGGCTGATGATTGGAAATTCACCTGCAgagaaaacagtaacaataaattaaagtataataCTTAGTTCTTCATTATAGCAAACACGATATGTCCTCTTTAAActatattaaagaaaatgcatAATTAGAAAAGATCTAAAAGGAACtataacaaaatgttaatattttaggATGGGATTATGagtattttgacatttttttgtaCTCTCCTAATTACCTAtagtgtgttgggggtggggggggtgataTCCagtagaatgaaaattaaaaaaagagaggggggcttccctcgtggcgcagtggttaagaatccaactgccaatgcaggggacacgggttcaagccctggtccgggaagatcccacatgccgcggagcaactaagcccgtgtgccacaactactgagcctgtgctctagagcccgggagccacaactactgagcctgcgctctagagcccacaagccacaactacggagccagcatgctgtaactactgaagcccgtgtgcctagagcccgtgctctgcaacaagagaagccactgcaatgagaagcctgcgcaccgcaacaaagagtagcccctgctcaccgcaactagagaaagcccgtgtgcagcaaggaagacccaacacagccaaaaataaataaaataaaattaatttataaaaaactaatttaaaaaaaaggagtggcATTGAGGACACAATCTTTAAGACACTGGTAATAAAAAGTGTCACATATTCTAGTTCAAACAGAGATAAGGATAATCTAAATGTTTAAATGTAGCAAGAGACTAAAACATAAAACTCTGAAGATGCATCTTAAGCATTTAGCCCAGACAAAATGGCAGTCACAAGGGAAAGGTTTTATACCAATAgacaaaatgacagaaaaagaattacagctttaataaaattctttaatatccaggaaaaattccttaaaaagacACGTAGAATATGAATCTATTTGTGGCAATTAGTTACAACAACTTCAATTTAAACTGAATTCTACATATGCTTAGGACCAATAACAAAAGCGCATAGCTTAAACAGTATTATTTTCCTGAAGTACACATATAAAACGTGAAGAATCTGAGGTCTCATAAACTTatgataaacataattttttaaaaagccaaatgtcAATGGTAATCAGAGGCTAGAGATGATTGAaatcaaaaaacaataaaatctgtGCTACTAAGTTTAACATTTCTCCTGAAGTTTCAAAAAGATGAccaatatgaaatttattttctctttctgccgTACACCCTGTAACCCTAGAGAATATGATAATGAATAATTATCCAgctaagaaaataaagcagttaagaaggaaaagcaagaaacCCGCGTGATCTACAGAAGGGAAATTCAATCCCTGAATAATTGAGTTTGctataattttagaaaagttcATGTTTCAGGTACTAAACTGATAAAATAATGACCTTTACACATTATATTTATGAAGCAAAATATTGTAGTTAGGAGAAAAATTCAGAATCTATGATATCTTTCACACTGAAACACAGCTATTAAAAAGATGCAGTCTTATCCACTAACTACATCATGCATTTGCCAAGCTATGTATCACATATATACCCTCCAAAATGTTTTAGAAGCAACTGATGTATAAACCCAAATCTTGGGATACATACCAACTACTCCAGGTCCTTGAACTTCTTCCACGTcacctttagcatttgttattcTCCAGTAGCGACTGTCTAACTGACATGCCTTCTCAGGAAGTGCATCTTTTGACATTTCAATCCTGGAGAAGAGAATGGAGTGGTAGAGACACGTTGGTTTTTTCTGTTTAAGAGCTACAGTATTTTGAGCTAAGCCAGTGAAAGGGATTtccaaaggaaattaagaaaccCAACCCAAAGTCTGTGTAAATCATCTCTTCCTGTAAGTTTGCAAAGATTCTGGCCTAATTAGCTGGACTCCCCCACAGAAATGGTTTCATTCAATTTACACACTTGACTTTCATTTAGGATTTAACAATAGAATGGGcaacataaaaatttacaaacataGTGGTGACAACAATCTTTTGCTGTTCAAATAAAGACCAATGTGGGAAACACTTTCTAGAATATGGTGCCATGAAAAACTTCTGTTCTAAAAAATGGAGTCTTTTCTTTCACTACAAGGCTATACAGCCCTTTTCTCCATTAGCTTCTAGAAAGCTCAGAGCAAAATGTCACTATTTCGTGCATCTACTATTTAGTTACTGGGGTTATACCTTGACTCTGTTTTCCAATACtattatttccctcctttttctgaGACTCTGATTTTCATTTAGAATACCGTATAAGCATGTGTAGGTATTACTATTTTAAGCTTATCTCAATCCTAGGCAGGAttaaattaaacaattaaaacaaCATTCATCTGAATATGTGTAACTGGACATATCAAAGGCTTCATACAATACCAAAATCCTAGAATGCTTTCTGGTTAAGTATACATTATTATTTCtagtaatgtatatatgcatgtatatgtattttttgaaaatatatatcataaagtatttaaaaatatgtctaaaaACAAAGCATTCTTAATCCCTTAGGGCAATGAGTTATCTTTACCTCACAGTACAGAGTACTTCTAATTAAagtgtatttaatatttgttttttatttaaccaAATCCAGGGCTTGCTCAGCACTATGTCTAATATACAGgctgtactcaataaatatttattacacttTTAATTAAATATAGACAGGCAAGATAAAACTGAAATGCATCGTTTTATCTTGGGCAATTTCATAGCTTTCAGAACGCATTATAACTCTAATACTGACCTTTCACGATGATTACAGCTTAGTGGTCCACCTCTCAAAGTACCTGGCACAAAAGTTGATACAAACTCAAGGTGCTTTACAAACActatattatagaaaatttgtTTGTTATCCACCTACTTCCACACTTTAGCCAGAAGCTGCCTTTCAGAATGTGTTTTTATATCATGTCAAATGGGGTGATAACAACACATCCATAAGGTATATCCCAAAAGGCAACCCCATTTAAAATTCTCACCTGATTCGGTATGTGAAGAAATAGTGGGGTGGATGTACAGAGCTCAGTTCTGGCAGAAACGATGTGGAAACTGAAACTGTAATATCCCCAGTCGTTGCTACACACTCTGCATCATGAACATATctaggtaattttaaaaaattaaacattttttaatcaacAAACATCAATTCTGTAAGATAAAAGATTTAAAGATTCAATgcaaaatagtttatattttactttacggtaaaaacaaatttaaatcatatttggCACCTCAAAGGTATAGTTATTAagcttaaaagaacaaacaaactagAAAACCTTGAAGACTCTGAATCAATAATGATAGCAGTCAAGGTTCAACCAGTGGTTGACCAGTGGTTCAAATAATGGATCAGTAACTAACTTGGAAACTAAAAAGAGCTTATTTCAGTCTTTAGAGCTAAGGAAACTTTTGGAACATCTGAAAACCCAGCTATGCCCTATACACAGTGACTCTGACAAGAAAAATGTGTTAGTATTGTTATTCTAGAGGCCTCTAATGTATAATTAACGTATCATTTCTGCCAACTGGACTACTGTGAACCAACCTCTAGTTCCATCTATAATACCTGAGTGTTCCATTTAGAGATAATGACTAATATTTCCAGGAGCTAATAGTTACTGACTTGCTATTCACAGTAAATCTGTTATTGGCAACAGCCTCCCACTCCaccgccaaaaaaaccccacaactatGTAACTACTATAAAGCCACAGCTTCTAAATCAAAATCAgttttttctcttgattcttcaagatgaaaaaaatactgGCTGTTCAACTGTTTGGATGTGTTGGCTTTAAAGTGAGAATAAAATAGTGAGACTTAAGATGAGAGGTTCTGTTATTAACCTTCAGGGGAAACTTCATCTCATGATCTGTAACTgatgtttttttctgatttataatcATTCCAATCCATAAAGCCCCAAGTGAAATACCTGAAAATTTGGTCTCTGATGATAGGGAAGCCACCTGATACAACATTGTTGACATAAGAAGTAAACCAGTCAGTAAAAGTAGCACCTgtaaaaaaggaaggggaaaaaaaagagaaaaggacaaataggtttttttaaatttatacaggAAACAAGGGGGAAAACGACAATTTCTCTATGCTTAATAGTGATATCTAGTGATGCCAAAactagaaatatttatatataccatTCTACTAATCCTTTATTAGGTAAATTTCTATCCTCAGTTCTATCAATCTTATTCCAAACTACCTTGCTAGGGAATCCTCCGACTACCTTCAAACTACTTTTTACACTTAAAACTAAATAGTTgacttttaaactttaatttgttCTGGTACAAGAATGAAAAGCCTTCTGTCTATAATTTCTGGAACATATAGAACAAAGGAGATATAGCTATGTCTAGGAAGAAACTACAGAAAACGTATCAGCACCTATCCTCATATGATCAGGGTACATCCCTGGTCCAGGCACATCCTGACTCATGCACAAAATTCTGGCAGAAGCCAGGATCAGTCTGGACATCTAATAGGGGTATAGCACTGTGGAGTTCTGGGCATCAGGCCAATCCCAAAGTAGCCCAGTTGCATTACTACAGATTCAAATGTACAGCGGTCCTCCATATTCTCAGTGACCAGCTCAACGCAGAGAAGAATGACTGGGATAGTCCAGTCCAGACCATATATCCGTGACCTAGTGACTGGATCAATAACAAGTATTTACATGAATTATGTTGCCTCTTGTGGGTAATACAACATAACTTTCTCAGACCCCCATCATTTACTGTTAATACAGCTCAGTGCCTAACACATACTAGTCCCTTAATCAATGTTGTTTAATGAATTTCTTCATAATCTTGTTTCTATTAACCCAGTTCCTGTTCTCCGCCACACTGAAAGTCAGATGCTAAATTTATAGTATGTATTTACTTATAATTCTATTTAGGGAATGACTGAAGATACAATTTAAGCTTGAGTCTGAGAGTATacagctttaaaattttaaaggtatcAACTGACAGAAGGTAAGCTACAATAGTTTACTCTTTTTTCAATGCCTATTAATGGCCCACTCTAACCCTTTATTAAATGCTACTTTATTCAAATGATCACTGATCATCTTCTATCCACTTTGAGCTAGATATTAAGGGGCCACATGAATGTTTTTAAATTCATAGAAGGTACAATTTTCTGTTTTGAGAACTAGCAGTTTCCCTGCagagtttaaaaaatcattttgtaaatttcatgaactaaaatgttatataagaaaaaagaaatttcttatgatttacatgaaaaaagaaattggcaTGGTGTATTTTAATGTGCCTTAATTTATTACAACATATACCGAAGTGTGttctttaaaataaggataaaatttTCCATGCAGCCTTCACCACTAAACTTATCTGCACATAGattccagttttcttaaatatgtattaataatTCACTGAATATCAGGAGATTCCGTCTTACGTTTTACCAAAAATTCCAAGAAAGTCAAACTTAGTTGAATTAAGATGTAATTTATATGTTCTACAGTAATTTACCTTTTAAAGTAAGCCCATATCTTGCAGTTCCTTTGAGAGTATTGGGGTTTTATCAAGGTAGTGTAAAGGCAGATCAGATGCTTTCTCATCTTTCCTCCCAGCACTAACTTCTCACCTCATTTCTTCCAGTGCATCTCAAATCTTTTGCTTTACTCTCTCATTCTAGGAGAAACCCCAACTCCCAGAAGAGTATTCTCAGACCTTTGTACTCTGCTGTAGTGGTGGGGTCTTCCACACCATGTCAGACCAGCACCAAACTAAGACTAAGAAACTCACAGAGCCTAGCCGGCAGCTTACCTTAGAGCTCAGGCAGACTTTAGTTTATAGACTGAGCAGCACCACTGGGCTAGAGCCAGGACGATCATGTTCTCAGAGTATGTGCCACCCAGAGAAGCCAAAGAGGGCAACGAGCAAGGGCGGAACCCCCAGAGGGTGCTTAACTTAGATACCACAGACCACAGGAATCAGGGTTAGCTGAAGGCTAGGAACCAAGCTTAAAAGTGTTTTATAACTGACTGCGCAGGGGTGAGAACTTCTTGATATTGTGAAGTATGCCACAAACCTAGAATATGCCGTAGTTTGAACGCACAGAGACTTATACTCTGTTCAAGGTTCCAATTAGGAGATACAATTTAATACAGATGCCTTGGCCTGCAAGATCCTTTTACTATTAATATATAATGATGTTTAATATGTTCCAGAAATGCCTTTAAAAAGCAGCATGGATAGTCAGGAAGCTTCTCTTTGTCTTCTATGTGAGCAAAATCTAAGCAAAACAAGAATGGATGAATAGCACAGGGGGGAGCTGCTCTTGAATACAAATTGAATTGTTCTCAAAATCCTATGAGAAATACGCTTTTCAGGCCAAGAAAAACCAGGTGTGCCAAGCAGTTTATAAGGCCCAGTTTATTCTGGTCTCTGAAGACTGCTGGTCTGAGGTCTCTGGTGTGACATCAGTATTTTACTATAGCACTGGCACCAGAAGAGAAAAAGTGTAGTTATTTTATGTATCTATATCTCTAATTATGTATTGATATGATCAATGgaaaatgcatgtgtgtgtaaggGAACTATATACACATTCTTAGCAATTCTATACATTTCACTGTTCTATAGCAGAATCCTAAGAGCACAAGGTTGTATATGGCACAGCTTTTTTCCAAACGGAAACCCAAGTCAAATAATGTACAAGGGCTATTCTAATGAGAACCTAGTTATAGTACTTTATGAACCAGCAAGctttaagaaatacaaatataaaattgccAGTTGATCAAGTAACAGAAAAGTTTTTACCAACTTAATTTTTTCGACCAGAAAGAAGAGACTTTTCTCTTACCTATGATAAACATGTCAATAGCAGCTGGATTCCGAGCCATTTGGTCCTAGGTGAGAAAAAGAATATTGTAATcaaggaaaatacattttacttaattCCCCATTGTTCACTACCTGTATCCTTCTCTGGGGACaagacaaaacagataaaaataactTAAGTGCGCTAACCAATACTCGGACATTCCTCACACTTCTCAGTTTCTGCTCTTATGATTTCTATATTTAGGCTCTTCCTATTAGTTACAATGAACTAATAAATGATCCTTCAAGAAAACAATTAGGACATTAAAACTGTGAGAAGACACATGGCCTATGAACCCAGAAGACAGGGCTTTGAATTCAGTCAAGGGACCTGAACAGTTCTAGATTAGTCTCCTCTCCCAGTAAATGGAGAGACCAAGTCATCATCCTACAACCTTACAGAGCTATCAAGTCAAAAATGAGATAAAAGATGtgaaaatgcttagaaaaaaaattaaaagctatgCAAgctctttaaataatttaaatgttatatGGAGTCACATGTTTCAGAtaactatgaatttttttttaaaataaatttatttatttatttttggctgcattgggtcttcgttgctgcacgcgagctttctctagttgtggcgagcaggggctactcttcgttgcggtgcacaggcttctcattgcgttggcttctcttgttgcggagcacaggctctaggcgcgcaggcttcaacagttgtggcacgcaggctcagtagttgtggctcacgggctctagagcgcaggctcagtagttgtggcgcatgggcttagctgctccacggcatgtgggatcttcccggaccagggctcgaacccgtgtctcctgcattggcaggcggattcttaaccactgtgccaccagggaagcccctgaaaaatattttctatttaagttCACATCTAggcaaaaatgaaagcagaaggtCTGCAACTGAGGAATGACTGAGAActgaagaaataagaatgaaaccAACTGCCATATTTTCTGTGCTTACATTAAAATCATAACAAAATCCTCTTaaaaaagatctacatttttcaACAACTCAAATACCTACTGAAGAAAGAGTTTAGAAAGTTTCTATTGCACTCAGAACTTGAATCCAAAGCGAATGATGATGGATGATGTCCAAAAGCTAAAGTTAGAAATTTATATTACAATTAATCACTTCAACGAAAagctcattcatttttctttttttcataacagctttattggactataattgctttacaatggtgtgtttctgctgtataacaaagggaatcagctatacatatacatatatccccatatcccctccctcttgcgtgtctCATTAGTTTTTCTTAAACTTAAAATGTCCTAATACAAATCACAGCTTCCCTCTGTATGCatgctaattttaaaagaaaatgctaatTTTCTTTTAGCACTCCATGCCATTATATCAGAATATTA carries:
- the FBXO3 gene encoding F-box only protein 3 isoform X3, which codes for MVLSLKEGAREEDLDAVEAQIGCKLPDDYRCSYRIHNGQKLVVPGLLGSMALSNHYRSEDLLDVDTAAGGFQQRQGLKYCLPLTFCIHTGLSQYIAVEAAEGRNKNEVFYQCPDQMARNPAAIDMFIIGATFTDWFTSYVNNVVSGGFPIIRDQIFRYVHDAECVATTGDITVSVSTSFLPELSSVHPPHYFFTYRIRIEMSKDALPEKACQLDSRYWRITNAKGDVEEVQGPGVVGEFPIISPGRVYEYTSCTTFSTTSGYMEGYYTFHFLYFKDKIFNVAIPRFHMACPTFRVSIARLEMGPDEYEEMEEEEEEEEEEDDDDDSADMDESDEDDEEERRRRVFDVPIRRRRCSRLF
- the FBXO3 gene encoding F-box only protein 3 isoform X2; translated protein: MAAVETESAPLTLESLPTDPLLLILSFLDYRDLINCCYVSRRLSQLSSHDPLWRRHCKKYWLISEEEKTQKNQCWKSLFIDTYSDVGRYIDHYAAIKKAWDDLKKYLEPRCPRMVLSLKEGAREEDLDAVEAQIGCKLPDDYRCSYRIHNGQKLVVPGLLGSMALSNHYRSEDLLDVDTAAGGFQQRQGLKYCLPLTFCIHTGLSQYIAVEAAEGRNKNEVFYQCPDQMARNPAAIDMFIIGATFTDWFTSYVNNVVSGGFPIIRDQIFRYVHDAECVATTGDITVSVSTSFLPELSSVHPPHYFFTYRIRIEMSKDALPEKACQLDSRYWRITNAKGDVEEVQGPGVVGEFPIISPGRVYEYTSCTTFSTTSGYMEGYYTFHFLYFKDKIFNVAIPRFHMACPTFRVSIARLIFIEYLLGAGENAVNDIIKISAFRDVMYSMATMVNNTVLHIWKLLRE